The sequence CCGAGGACGGCCGTGACCGACCCCTATCAATCAGGACTGGAAGCAGTGGGGGCCGTCCTTCGCCCACATCTGAACGGTGTGCTGTTTGCGATGGCCTACAATGAATTCTGCACGCCGACGTTGGAAGAAGCAGTGGAGGATTTGGTTAAACAAGGCGCGGCATCCATCACCGTGTTGACCACGATGTTCACCCCGGGCGGATCACATTCGGAAGTCGAGATACCCGAGATCCTGGATCACTTGCGGCCGAAGTATCCCTCTGTCGAATTGCGCTATGCCTGGCCGTTCGATTTGCAGCTGATCTCAAAAACGTTGACGGAGCAGCTACGGAGATGGTCGTGACACTATCTCATATCACGGAGCAGGGAACGTGTGAGCCTGTAGGAGACTTCCACTATGCGACATCTTACGAGTCTTCTATTGAACCTGGCCGAACGTGGCTTAGGCCCTGATAGGGCGATCCGCCGTGGAATTCGGCACTTGCTGAAGCAGCGTCTCGGTGAGATCCACGCGGGCGATGCCCAATCGACAGCCCGCCACGAAGAACACTTCATCGAGCAGATGTGCCGTGCGCCCATCGCCCTGGTGCCGGAGAAAGCCAACGATCAGCATTATGAAATCCCTGCCGAGTTCTTCCAACTGATTCTTGGCCCTCACCTCAAATACAGCGGCACATTCTGGCCCGCAGGGGTGGCCTCGTTAGCCGAGGCAGAAGTCGAAGGGCTCCGTGAATCCTGCTTCCATGCCGACGTGAGGAATGGGCAAACGATTTTGGACCTGGGATGCGGCTGGGGATCCCTCACACTATGGATCGCGACCCACTATCCAAACACCCACATCACGGCGGTTTCCAATTCCCACTCGCAACGGGCTTATATCGAAACTCAAGCCAGAGCGCTGGATCTGCAGAACCGGCTGCGAGTGGTGACTTGCGATATGAACACCTTTGACGTCGATCATGAGCGGTTCGATCGGGTAGTGTCGGTGGAAATGTTCGAACATATGCGGAACTGGCCCGAACTGTTTGCACGTGTTCGACAATGGCTCAAACCAGGCGGGCGATTCTTCATGCATGTGTTCGCGCATCGTGCCATTCCGTACTTGTTCGAAGACCGAGGCCCCACCGACTGGATGAGTCGTTATTTTTTCACGGGCGGGATGATGCCGAGCGATCGCTTGCCGCTGGCCTGTCAGGATCACCTCACCTGCATCGCGCGTTGGCGGTGGGACGGCAC is a genomic window of Nitrospira sp. SG-bin1 containing:
- a CDS encoding cyclopropane-fatty-acyl-phospholipid synthase, whose product is MRHLTSLLLNLAERGLGPDRAIRRGIRHLLKQRLGEIHAGDAQSTARHEEHFIEQMCRAPIALVPEKANDQHYEIPAEFFQLILGPHLKYSGTFWPAGVASLAEAEVEGLRESCFHADVRNGQTILDLGCGWGSLTLWIATHYPNTHITAVSNSHSQRAYIETQARALDLQNRLRVVTCDMNTFDVDHERFDRVVSVEMFEHMRNWPELFARVRQWLKPGGRFFMHVFAHRAIPYLFEDRGPTDWMSRYFFTGGMMPSDRLPLACQDHLTCIARWRWDGTHYEKTANAWLTNMDDSQEALWPFLERTYGSAQAAVWWVRWRMFFMACAELFGYEQGQEWGISHYLFEKSGAGT